attaatcaaacattcacagaGGCTATTCGCATGAAGGATGGTAAGTCAATAGACGGCTTGGCCATGAAGTTGACGACGATCGTCAATGGCATCCGTTCATTAGGCGACATAGTGGAGGAGATCTCTGTCATCAAGAAGTTCCCTAGATTCATGCAGATTGTTACCTCCATCGAGTAGTTCGGCGACCTCAAGAACATGTCAGTTGAGGAGGTCATTGATCTTTTAAGGTCCATGAAGACAGACTTACTCCGGAACCAAAATtggttgtatttttttatttactaaaaaattaGAGCGTTTATAATTGAATGAGGTTAGAATTTACACTAAAGTTAACTTTATATaacatttgattttaaatttttaactaaatatattactctaatatcaataaatattaaacatcTATGATAACGATATGGCTTCTCAGAATGCACACGAAACACGCAGCGTTTCATTAGTTTCCTTGACACAACATTTTTGAAGTAGGTCGTCTCATATGTGTGTTCCCTTGCTTTCACTACCAGTCGCTTTTCACAATAGCACTATTGTCGATAGTACTCTAATTTCTACTTCATTCTTTTCACAGTAGTTCCATCATCCAAGGAAGAAAgtagaagagaagaaaatatcaGCATTTCGTCGTAAAACGTTTGATCAAAGCTATTTTGTTATATAATTGTGTTTATTGAAAACCTAATCTTCAATTGACcggaaaagaagaagacattGCTATGGTTTTAACTCGACTGTGggattataaaatttgagacTGCGTCAAGCGTGTTATTGATACGAAAGTGTTCGAGTTATTTGGTATGGTAATTCCATTCTTTGAAATCATCCCAAAAGGTTTCAACAAACTGAgttaaaaaaactcaaaacccATACGTTCTTTCTCGATTCTTGACGAAATTGAGCCATTCAACATTCTAAAATGTATGTCCtcgacttactgagtatatcTTGTAAAAAAACTGACATTTTAACTCCGATCATTTATTCCGAGGCTAACTTTGACcaatttttccaatttttcactattttattttatactaatgtccttaaattttataaacaagGGATAATAtcaaatagtaaataaaataatcgatcttattattataatctAGTTGTTGGTAGATTAAATATAAAGCATACCCCTAATATGTTCTTAACAAAGTTGTCACactcatatatataattgggACTTTCATCAATAATGAGTtgacttcaaataaattataaataaacttaCAAATGGTTATCCTTAAACTACTAActtgtaaatattaaattcctCAAAACGACAAAATGTGTTCTTTTTTAGAACAATAGGAGggtagaaaaataattaagcattgaataattttgggaaaagagtatatattatatgaactttctctatattttaatttctagtggatttatattatatagtttttgatCATATGAtataatgaataatatttCTAGTTTTTCACTTTATGAAACATTGGttataaatatgaaacatTGCATGATTATAgctgtgagagagagagagagacagagatgTTGGGAGTAGAGAAGCTTTTAGGTCATGTGAGTTTGACGAACCTATGTAGTAAGGATAGACAAAATGTTTCCTTCCAACTCATTAGCTGCATGAATGGTGATCCATGTAAGTTTCTTGGTTTTGAGcattgtattttgtttaaCTCTTGCTAcccttttgtttaatttgtgtAATGTATATTTGTGTGCGGTTTCgtgttagttggagaggggaacgatgCATTTCTTAtgagaatgtggaaacctctgtGTAATAGATTCTAAAAcgttgagaggaagcccagaaaagaacaatatttgttaatagATACTGggtagtgtgccaacgagTACGTTGGGCTCTCAAGggcggtggattgtgagatctcacattgattgaaaAGTAAAACGAAGTATCTTCGTAATAGACGTGTTTGCCACCAAGGgtagtggattgtgagatcacacatcggttggagtgAGGAACGAAGTATTAGGGTGTGGATACCTCTCCCTAAATGTGTTTCCCACCTTGCTACCAAGGacaatggattgtgagatccggATAGGGAAACGAAGcgttagggtgtggaaatctttccctaatagatgtgtttGCCACCAAGGgcggtggattatgagatctcacattgattggagtgGAGTTTACACACCcgctctccctaatagacgtgtttgcAACTAGGGGAATCTGTTAGCATTTCTTTACAGGGGTGGTGTATAAACCTCTCATTTATAGACGAGTTTTGAATCATGAACTTCGAAACCCGTTAAAGTTTCTAATCACTTCATCGACCTGATTAGAAGTTTCTCATCACTTCATCGACCTGATTAGAAGTTTCTCATCACTTCATCGACCTGATTAGTTTGTAAACCCGTTAACGTTTCTAATTACTTAATCGGGCTTGGTATACACAGCAAATGGAATGCAAGGGAAAGTGGGGAAAGAACACCTGATGGAGATTGGaggagttgaaaatgaagggCTAATCAGGTTTGATTGGGATGAAGAGATTGGGTACCCAGGAGCCATGTTGGTTACAAATTACAACCATTCTTCCAAGTTCTTCCTCAAATCTATCACTCTTCATATCCCTTACTGGGGAAACATTCACTTCAATTGCAACTCCTGGATTCAGCCTAAGAACTACGTACATCatcgtattttctttctcaataaggtaaatattttgtatgCTTCCAACATtgtgaacaaaaaaataagatttaaattttgaaaaaaattctacTTTTCTTCGTTTAATTTAATCGAATATTTTAACCGTTGAATCTCGAACATAAAAATCATATCACGTGAcgttttatatttgttttttaagaccaaatatttttattctttatttggtCTCCTCTTCACGTTCGTACttatcttctttctctctcttctcaaGATGTTCGAGACTGAGACTTTTCAGTTCAATCTCTGCTAAATTATCCATTTATTTTGGTGGAGATCGAGTTCCCGGCTAGTAATTTTCTCcaagttataattttttttaaaaaaaaataattattgtaaagttctaataaatcaaacattctaattcctaaaaaattgaaatctttaattttaaatgttacaATTATAACCGaatatttgttttggttttgttgtttttatagGCATATCTTCCTGATCAAACACCGAGAGTACTTCAAAAGTATAGAGAAGATGAACTGGTGAAAATGAGAGGAGATGGTAAACAGAAACGCCAAAGCTGGGAAAACATATATGATTACGACGTCTATAATGATATTAGCAATCCAGATTCTAACTCTACAAATAACCGACCCATTCTTGGAGGGTCAAGAGAATATCCTTATCCTCGTAGAGGAAGAACGGGGAGGCCACGTTCACGAAAAGGTAAGAAACAATTTAATCTcctaagtttattttttttattattttcatattagtACCATTCTATTGATAAAAGGTTGATACATTTACAACAATAAcacgaaaaataattaattaattaatattcttgTTGTGAATTGACAGATGATAGATATGAGACGGAACCTTTTATCGAAGACATTTACGTTCCGAATGATGAAAGATTCAGTGATTTGAAGGAatcagattttatttttcatcaagTTAAATCAGCATATCGATTTATGAAAGGTAAAATTAAAGCTacattaattgaaaattctcCAAAACGATTCGACTCCCTCGAAGATTTCTTTGCACTCTATCGACCGCGTTCCTTCTTTCGAGGATCGAAATTTCCACTACCCCAAGTGATCAAAGGTATGTAGCATTCTCTCAACCTTCGTCttttaagttgaaaattatGATGGGTCAAAAAAGagttcaataacaatttagtcTTTGAACTATAGTACGTAACGTTATTGATTCAgtctctctaaaaaaaaaatcgaaaataagggtaagtttaaattattatacttAATTGTGGTGCAGTCTTTCAGACCCAATTTTCGATCTAGGTCACTGCAACACTATTTTAGACTTCCACTCCAATCTCGTCTGGttctaaaaataatgttaagtagacttaaaatataatttaaaagtgaTAACAAAGGTTATGGTATAATTAAACAGGTGATCAATTCGGATGGAGGACTGATGAAGAATTTGCTAGAGAAATGTTGGCAGGAGCAAACCCGATGATCATTCGTCGTCTCCAAGtaatgtcaattttttttttttctaatttttatataaaactatttaaatttacttcattttcgaatatttattcttattaCGTGCAGGAGTTCCCACCAACTAGCAAGCTTGACCCTAATGTTTATGGTGATCAAACCAGCAAGATTACCAAAGAACACATAATTAATAGTTTAGATGGACTCACAGTAGATCAGGTAAGAGATTTAGTATTAGGGTTTTTATCGTTCAAATTTGGTTTCGGTTATTTTGAGCATAGCTTAGCAGATAAGACACTGATTACTATTCTATTACGTTCATTTTTATGCAGGCCATTGCGAAGAACAAGCTTTATATACTAGACCACCATGATTTAGTAATTCCGTAtcttaaaagaataaatgcaACTTCGAGAAAAACTTACGCTACAAGAACAGTTCTCTTCTTAAAACAAGATGGGACTTTGAAGCCTTTGGCAATTGAATTGAGCTTGCCGCACCCTCAAGGATACGAACTCGGAGCCATTAGTAGAACATTGTTGCCACATCAAGACAAGGTTGGAGAAGCACTTTGGCAACTAGCTAAGGCTTATGTTAGTGTCAATGACTCTGGGCACCACCAGCTCGTTAGTCATTGGTGAAACTCTCTAATCCCTTGATTTTTCTCTAGAATTTGATCAATTCATCATAAGAAAAAAGCTAGACTNCTCTAATCCCTTGATTTTTCTCTAGAATTTGATCAATTCATCGTAAgaaaaaagttagaattttACTTACTTTGTTTGCAGGTTGAACACTCACGCCGTAATTGAGCCATTTGTGATTGCAACGAACAGACAACTCAGTGTTCTTCATCCAATTCATAAGTTGCTTGTTCCTCACTTTCGATACACCATGAAGATTAATTCTCTTGCGAGAGCAAACCTCATTAATGCTGATGGTGTTGTCGAGAAAACTCAATATCCCTCTAAATATTCAATGGAAATGTCTTCGTTTGCTTATCGAAGTTGGAATTTCACTCAACAAGCACTCCCTGCTGATCTAATCCAGAGGTAATAACTTTTATCGAACATGATACCATAAGCTCTTGGTTTATTGATGTAGTTCTTCTTGGTTTGTGATACGTTTAGAGGNCCCTGCTGATCTAATCCAGAGGTAATAACTTTTATCGAACATAATACCATAAGCTCTTCTTGGTTTATTGATGTAGCTCTTCTTGGTTTGTGATACGTTTAGAGTTGCTATTGAGGACTCAAGCGCCCCACATGGACTCCGATTACTAATAGCGGATTATCCATATGCTGTTGATGGACTTGACATTTGGGCAGCCATCAAGACATGGGTACTAGAGTATTGCTCACTCTACTACGAGAATGATGACATGATTCGTAATGATCAAGAGCTACAATCATGGTGGAAGGAGGTTCGAGAAAGAGGCCATGAAGATAAGAAAGACGAAGCATGGTGGCCAAGGATGGAGAGTTTTGAAGAACTAATCAACAGTTGCACGATTATCATATGGATTTCTTCAGCTCTTCATGCTGCAGTTAACTTTGGACAATATCCTTACGGTGGTTTCCTTCCCAACCGGCCGTCTCTCAGCAAAAAATTCTTACCCGAAGAAGGGACGTTTGAGTATCTAGAGCTGCAGTCTGATCCCGAAAAGGTTTTCATGAAAACAATCACTTCGGAACTACCAGaagttgatattttaaatatctcaacgaTTCAGTTTCTATCTACGCATTCTCCAGACGAGTCCTATTTAGGGGAAAGAAGTGATCCATATTGGACTTTTGATCAAGAGGCTTTAAATGCATTTGAGAGATTTAAGAAACGACTTgctgaaattgaaataatgatAGCGGAAAGAAACCAAAACTTCACGTTGAAGAATCGTGTTGGACGACCCATGAGCATGGCGTACACTTTACTACTTCCTACCAGCAAAGATGGGATTACAATGCGAGGAATTCCCAACAGCATTTCTATTTGAATACCTATAGCTTGGATATGGGTTTGTGTTTAGTTCATGGTTTTATTTCATCTACTCTCGTTTGTGGTTCTTGTGAATTGATTCATGTTTCAGTGAACCATTAAAAGAACATCGagttttgctttctttcttagATCATGTTTTTAGATAAAGATTTTCAAATAGCACTCTCAAGACCACcgaaaaaacaagaaacttttagaatgatatgaaattgTCCACTTCAGGCACAAGTCCCTTACTTATATACCCATCCAAATAAGAGTGATTATGAGCCTATGATAGctaagaaatgcttaaaaataatttattgttacTAACTATACCAATAAAGTAGCACCTTCGTTCTTTGATAGTTAAAGAATGGATAGTTCATAACTATATCATATGTAACTTTTTCTAGACAAACCATGCTAAAAGAATCCGTGTTGACTTATAGGGATAGTTGTCAATCTATGAAGCAGTTCAAATCAAGTAGCTAACGAGATCACATCATCGAGGATGCAAGGAAATGTTAGAGTCATAATCTCGCCATACTTTCCTgattttaacataatttactaaaatatCATTGCTTCAAACACTTATTGAACATACTGCACTTTATTGAACATAATTTACCATACTTTAGTGAATGATAATAGCCACTTCTGTGTACCTTATTCAAAGAAGAGGTTTAAATGGAGGTGCTGTTGGGAATTCCTCTCCCTGAGAGCCCTTCATCACCAGATGGATACAGCAAAGTGTAGGGCATCAGGACTGGTCCAGCTCTGTTTTTCAATGTcaaatcttcatttcttttggtTATTGCTTCTTCGATCTCGGCCAACTTTTTCCCGAACTTCTCGAACACTTCGAGTGGTACTTTGTCTGTAGTCCACTCAGGGGAGTCTCTTTGGCCGAGATAGACCTCATCAGACGAATGCCTTGACAAAATCTCTATCAACGAGACACCGAGAAGAGTTTGTAGTTGCGCAGTGATTGTTCTTAAGAAGGCTTTATCGGGGTCTGATTCAAGTTCTTTATACTCGGGAGTGCCTTCTTCTGGCATGAACTTCCGACTTATAGTCGGTCGATTGGGAAGATAACCTGCATAAGGGTATTGTCCAAAGTTCACTGCAGCATGAAGAGCCGAAGCAATCCATATAATGATAGTACATGTGTCTATTAACTCAGAAATATTCTGCATTTTAGGCCACCACGGTTCATCTTTCTTGTCACCATGACCTTTCTCCCTAAGTTCCTTCCACCAAGACTGAAGTTCCGAGTCATCCCGCACGGTTTCATCAGTCTTGTAATAGTAAGAACAATAATCTGTAACCCATGTCTTGATTGCTGACCAGATCTCAAGTCCATCGACAGCATATGGATAATCCTCAATTACGAGACGAACTCCATGTGGAGAATTTGAATCCTCAATTGCCATTCCTCTAAATGAACCAAAGATCTTGAGCAAGTTATATGACTAGTTTGCNAATTTGAATCCTCAATTGCCATTCCTCTAAATGAACCAAAGAGCTTGAGCAAGTTATATGACTAGTTTTCAAAGTATCAGGACATtgtatgaaaaagaaaatcttccTTAACCAGACTAATGCTCGATAACAAATGCTACCATGAATATTTTACCTCTTGATGAGATCTGCAGGGAGCGCTTGTTCAAGAAAAACCCAGTCCTTATATAGAACAGCTGACATCTCCATGGAATATTTGGACGGAAAAACTGTTGCTTCTAAAAGGCCACCTGCATTAATGAGTATCTGTCTAGCAAGCGCGTTTATATTCATGGTGTCTCGAAAGTGGGGATGGAGAAGCTTGTAAACTGGATGAAGAACACTTAGTTGTCTGTTCGTTGCAATCACAAACGGCTCAATTACAGTATGAGTATTCAGCCTACAAGATACCGAAGTTAAATTCAAGAATCCATATGACTAGAACTATACTCAAATTTTCAGTCCATATCACAGAAGAATAATACCAATGGCTGATGAGTTGATGGTAGCCAGAGTCATTTACCGCCGCATAAGCTTTGGCAAGTTGCCAGATTGACCTACCAACCCCTTGTTCGGCTGGAACAAAAACCTTGCTAACCGCTCCATATTCATCTCCCCGAGGATTTGGCAAGCTCAGTTCGATTGCCAATGGCTTCAGAGTCCCATCTTCTTTAAGGAAAAGTAGGGTTCTACTAGCATAAGTCTTTGTGGAAGTTGTATTAATTCGTCTAAGGTATGGCATCAGTGAATCGTGGTGATCCAATATAAACAACCTGTTCTTATTGATTGCCTAAGCCAACAAATTATACAAGATATGAGAATGCAGAAATAATATCTTCCGAGGatcaaaacttgttttttcttgGGATTATTTACTCAATGATGATAATTCACCTCTTCTACCGTAAATCCATCCAAGTTATGAATTATGTGTTCTTCAGTTATCTTGCTGTTTTGATCACCATAAACTTCAGGGTCAAGCTTGCTCGTTGGTGGAAACACCTGCAATTCAAAGTATGAATATTCAATTTGGGAAACATTTCAGATTTTCTTAATCCCAAATTTTTATACATTTGAAAAACGAGGTTATTATATATTGCTGAGATTACTTGGAGACGACGAATGACTACAGGATTCACTCCGGCCAGCATTTCTCTACCAAATTCTTCATCGGTCCTCCATGCAGATCTATCCTCtgttacaaaaaaattgattaaatcaTCAGAAATTTAAGCTAACAAGAACCTAAGTTATCAGAGACTACAAACTTCAAATACCTTTAATCACTTGAGGCATAGGGAATTTGAAGAGCCCTTCACCATCAGTTCTAAAAATTTCCTTGATCAACGGAGCCGCAATGTTTTCCCTGATAACCTTAAACAAACCATCCGGCACTCGAAATC
The nucleotide sequence above comes from Cucurbita pepo subsp. pepo cultivar mu-cu-16 chromosome LG11, ASM280686v2, whole genome shotgun sequence. Encoded proteins:
- the LOC111804811 gene encoding linoleate 9S-lipoxygenase 6-like; amino-acid sequence: MLGVEKLLGHVSLTNLCSKDRQNVSFQLISCMNGDPSNGMQGKVGKEHLMEIGGVENEGLIRFDWDEEIGYPGAMLVTNYNHSSKFFLKSITLHIPYWGNIHFNCNSWIQPKNYVHHRIFFLNKAYLPDQTPRVLQKYREDELVKMRGDGKQKRQSWENIYDYDVYNDISNPDSNSTNNRPILGGSREYPYPRRGRTGRPRSRKDDRYETEPFIEDIYVPNDERFSDLKESDFIFHQVKSAYRFMKGKIKATLIENSPKRFDSLEDFFALYRPRSFFRGSKFPLPQVIKGDQFGWRTDEEFAREMLAGANPMIIRRLQEFPPTSKLDPNVYGDQTSKITKEHIINSLDGLTVDQAIAKNKLYILDHHDLVIPYLKRINATSRKTYATRTVLFLKQDGTLKPLAIELSLPHPQGYELGAISRTLLPHQDKVGEALWQLAKAYVSVNDSGHHQLVSHWLNTHAVIEPFVIATNRQLSVLHPIHKLLVPHFRYTMKINSLARANLINADGVVEKTQYPSKYSMEMSSFAYRSWNFTQQALPADLIQRVAIEDSSAPHGLRLLIADYPYAVDGLDIWAAIKTWVLEYCSLYYENDDMIRNDQELQSWWKEVRERGHEDKKDEAWWPRMESFEELINSCTIIIWISSALHAAVNFGQYPYGGFLPNRPSLSKKFLPEEGTFEYLELQSDPEKVFMKTITSELPEVDILNISTIQFLSTHSPDESYLGERSDPYWTFDQEALNAFERFKKRLAEIEIMIAERNQNFTLKNRVGRPMSMAYTLLLPTSKDGITMRGIPNSISI